In a single window of the Bacteroidales bacterium genome:
- a CDS encoding phage virion morphogenesis protein: MARNFKLFAGDIRRKQKEIAEYIANDAPRHVGKIAVDHFKLGFDNEGFTDATLKRWKEVKRRQPPVRKGVAGKRKILQGDTGDLFSSIEFRPERRRTVIFSDKVYAQVHNEGLMAGRKGHQFQMPKRQFMGPSMVLDENIQKRFNRDIKRIMNKI; the protein is encoded by the coding sequence ATGGCACGAAATTTTAAACTTTTTGCCGGTGATATCCGGAGAAAGCAAAAAGAAATAGCGGAGTACATAGCCAATGACGCCCCCAGGCATGTGGGTAAAATTGCCGTCGATCACTTCAAATTAGGGTTTGATAATGAAGGATTCACCGACGCTACCCTGAAGCGATGGAAAGAAGTAAAACGCCGTCAGCCACCGGTTCGAAAAGGAGTGGCCGGTAAGCGCAAGATCCTGCAGGGTGACACCGGTGACCTGTTTAGCTCCATTGAATTCAGACCTGAGCGGCGCCGAACAGTAATTTTCAGCGATAAGGTATATGCCCAGGTACATAATGAAGGACTGATGGCTGGTAGAAAGGGCCACCAATTTCAAATGCCAAAACGCCAGTTTATGGGTCCGAGCATGGTGCTGGATGAAAACATTCAAAAGCGATTTAACCGGGATATTAAAAGGATCATGAAT